The DNA window CGCCTCTCCCCCACCGACTCCCGCGACGAGGTCCTCATGTGGCTCGACCTGCCCGCGACCGCCGGCCCGGCAGTGGTGACACCTCGCGGACGCCACTGACCGGCCGGCCGAGGCGCGGCGCGGGTTGGCGGGCGCGTCACCCGCACCCGGTGCGGACCGTGGGCGAGGTGGCGGGGAGGGCCGCGTCGAGCAGGAGCGGGGTCCGGGTCGGAGCGGGTCGGGTCGGGGACGGGGAGGCGGACACCCTGGGCGTCGGGCGCGCCGACAGGGAGCGGGTCGGCTTCGCCGCGCGGGTGGCGCCGGCCGCGCCGGCGCCGTACATCCGGGTCGTGCTCCGCTGCACCTGGCCGGGGAGCATCCGGATGCCGGCGGCGGTCACGCGGTGGCCGTACACGTCGGTGACCCGGATGGCGTACGGGCCAGGACCGGCCCCGGAGGGGATCAGCCAGTAGTTGTAGTCCTCGCGGTCCGCCGAGCGCCACGCGCCGTTCTGCCGGACCTCCACCGCGCGCAGCGGGTTGCCGTGGTCGCCGACCAGGACGGCGAACCACCACTGCGACGCGCCCTCCTTGAGGCGGAACGTGAGCGGGCCGGGCAGCGACGGGTCCACCACGGCCCGGTAGCTGACCTCGACCACGCCCCGCACCGGGTCGGCGATCCGCGCGAACGCCTCGGCGGAGAGGTCGAGGTGGCCGGGCGCGCACTCCGGGCACTGGTCCATGACGAGCACCCGGACGGTGCCGCGCGGGCCGGTGACGTCGAGGAAGCCGCCGCAGGCCGCGCCGGCCGCGTACTCGCTCGGGCCGAGCGCCACGTAGAGCCGGTTCGCGGGGGCGGCGGGCCGGGAGCAGTTGCCGCCCGCGCCCTTCGAGTCGTAGAAGGTGGCCTTTCCGGTGTGGGTGGCGCCGCCGACCGGCGGGGCGGCGCAGGCGGGGGCGGCGCCGCCGCGTACCGCGAGGGTCACGGCGACCACGACGGCGATGCCGGCCAGGCCAGCGGCGGCGAGCCGGCGGCGCGCCCGGGTCGGGGCCCGGCGGCGGTCGGCCGGGGTCGGTCCCGGGCCGGGGGCGGTCGGTGGGTGGGGCGCGCTGCCGTCGGTCACGCCGCTCGATGCTGCCGGAGCGGCGTGTCGCCGGGCAAGCCGGCTAAGCGAAAGCTAAGGACGGCGGGCGCGGGCGACCGGGGCGAGGCCGGCGAGGTCGGCGCCCAGCTCCGGGCGCTGCCGCAGCGCGTCCTCGAGACGGACCCGCCAGAGGCCGGTCTCGACCGGCAGCCGGGCCTCGCCGGCCTGGCGGACCCGGTCACGGCTCTCGCTGAGGGCGGCCCCGGCGGCGGGCCCGAGGAGAGCGACCAGCTCGCCGCGGAGCCAGCCGAACAACTCGTCGTCGCCGAACGCGCCACCGATCGTCCGGGCCGTGTCCCATGCCACTCGGGGCTGGTGCGTCACCTTCATCTCGACTCCTCGGTCGACGCTCTCGTCCCGTCCATCATCGATCCGTCGGGGCGGGGCGGCAAGGCCCGTCCGAGGGCGGTTCGGGCCGACCGGCCGGCCCGTGCCGACCGTCCGGACGAGGGTCCCCGCGCCGGAACGTGAATCAGTAGCATCCTCGGCATGTCCGATCGCCACCCGCTCGCCGACTCCGACACCGCACCGCGGGCCTCCGATGTGGAGCCCGCCGGTCCGGCGGAGCGGCCGGCGCCACGGCGCCGCCGTGGCCGGCGGATCGCCCTGGTCGTGCTGCTCGCACTGGTGCTGCTGGCCGGCGGCGGGGCGCTGGCCGGCAGCCTCTACTACCGGTAGGTGGACAGCTCGATCGACCGGGTGGACGCGTTCACCGACGTGCCCGCCGAGGACCGGCCACCGGTCGAGGCCAAGGACGCGATGAACATCATGATCCTGGGCAGCGACTCCCGGGATCCGGAGAACACCGGCGGCTCGCGCAGCGACACGATCATCCTGGCCCACCTGCCGAAGGATCGGTCGAGCGCCCAGCTCATCTCGATCCCGCGGGACACCTGGACGGCGGTGCCCCGGTCGAAGGAGGGCCGCGGCGGCCGGGACGCGAAGATCAACGCCGCCTACGCCTGGGGCGGCGTGCCGCTGATGGTGCGGACGGTGGAGAAGTTCAGCGGCGTCCGGGTGGACAACGTGGCGATGGTCGACTTCGCCGGCTTCAAGGAGATCGTCGACGCGCTCGGCGGCGTCGACATCGACGTGGAGAAGGGCTTCACCACGCGCTACTCGCTGGTCGGCACCCGGACGTTCGCCCAGGGCCGGCAGACCATGGACGGGGCCGCCGCGCTGGACTACGCGCGGGAGCGGCACGCCTTCCCGGACGGCGACTTCGCCCGGATCCGGCACCAACAGCAGGTGATCAAGGCGATCCTGGACAAGGCGGCCTCCGGCGGCGTGCTGGCCAACCCGGCCAAGCTGAACTCGTTCGTGCGGGCCACGTCCAGCTCGGTCGCGGTCGACAAGTCGCTGTCGCTGGTGGACTTCGCGATGGAGTTGCGGGGCCTGCGGGGCGGCAACCTGACGTTCTTCACCTGCCCGACCAAGGGCACCGGCCGGGTCGGCAGCGAGAGCGTGGTGTTCGCCGACCCGGCGCGCGCCCGGACGTTGTTCCAGGCGGTCCGCCGCGACTCGGTCCCCGACATCCTCGCGGCCGGCCCGAAGTAGGGGGCCTCACGGGGGGAGGAGCGCCATGGCACGCCTACCGGCGTTCGAGCATCCGGCCGTGCCGCCGACCGGCGCCACGTCGATGACCGGCAGCATGGACACGACCACGGTGCTGCCGTACGCCGGCTCCCGCGCGTCGACGCGTACCCGCCGGCTGCGGGCCTGGATGGTGACCGCGCCGATCGACGTGGCGGCGCTGCTGGCGCCGCTGCTGCTGACCCAGACCTACTGGCGCGGGACGCTCTTCAACGCGGTGCTCGCGGTGAGCTTCTTCGCGGCGGGCGGGCTCTACCGCCCCCGGCGGCACATCAGCATCCTGGACGAGCTGCCCGGCCTCGGCGGCCGGCTGCTGGCCTCCGGCGCGGTGGTGGCGATCATCGCGGCGCTGCGACACGACTCGGTGCTCTACGTCAGCGGCTTCATGCGCGGGGTCGCGTTCTCCGCCGGCCTGGTGGTGGTGGGCCGGGCGGTCAACACCCGGATCGTGCTGCTGGCCCGCCGGCGTCGCTGGGTGGAGCACAACGCGATAGTGGTGGGTGGCGGGCCGATCGGCGGCGAGTTGGCCCGGCTGCTGCGCCGGTACCCGCAGTACGGGCTGCGGTTCGTGGGCGCGGTGGACGTGCCGTCGCGGCAGCGGCCCGGGTCGCTGCCGCTCATCGGCACGCTCGACGACGTGGAGCAGCTCGTCACGATGCTGGAGTGCGAGGTCCTGGTGATCGCGGACCCGGACTGCGCCGAGGCCGAGCTGATGGAGGCGCTGCTGCGGCCGGCCAGCTCGCGGTGCGACCTGTGGGCGGTGCCGCGCCTGTGGGGCTCCCGGTCGCTGGGCGGCCACCCCGACCACATCGGAGCGTTCCCGATCGTGAAGATCGGTGACACCACGCTGACCGGTCCACGATGGCGGGTCAAGCGCGCGTCCGACGTGCTCTTCGCCGTGGTCGCGCTGGTGGTGCTGAGCCCGGTGCTGCTGCTGTGCGCGGTCGCCACCTACCTCGACGGCGGTCGCGGGGTCTTCTTCCGGCAGGAGCGGATCGGCCGCTACGGGCAGCCGTTCCAGGTGGTCAAGTTCCGGTCGATGCGGCCGGCCGACGAGCACGAGTCGCAGACCACGTGGTCGATCGCGCACGACCGGCGGATCGGGCCGATCGGGCGGTTCATGCGGCGCACCTCGCTGGACGAGCTGCCGCAGTTGTGGAACATCCTGCGCGGTGAGATGAGCGTGGTGGGGCCGCGACCGGAGCGACCCCACTTCGTGGAGAAGTTCTCGGTGGCATACCCCACCTACGCGATGCGCCACCGGGTGCCGGTCGGGTTGACCGGTCTGGCGCAGGTCAGTGGCCTGCGCGGGGACACGCCGATCTCGGACCGGGCCCGGTTCGACAACTACTACGTGGAGAACTGGTCGCTCTGGCTCGACATCAAGATCGTGCTGCGGACGGTGACGGAGGTGTTCCGGGGAGCCGGTCGATGAAGGCGGTCAGGTCGGCGTGCCAGTGCGCCGGCGGCGGCAGCTTCGCCGCGGCCCACCGGCCGTGGGCCAGGACGCCGTAGCGGGGGCGGGGCGCCGGGCGGGGG is part of the Micromonospora sp. WMMD980 genome and encodes:
- a CDS encoding expansin EXLX1 family cellulose-binding protein, whose product is MTDGSAPHPPTAPGPGPTPADRRRAPTRARRRLAAAGLAGIAVVVAVTLAVRGGAAPACAAPPVGGATHTGKATFYDSKGAGGNCSRPAAPANRLYVALGPSEYAAGAACGGFLDVTGPRGTVRVLVMDQCPECAPGHLDLSAEAFARIADPVRGVVEVSYRAVVDPSLPGPLTFRLKEGASQWWFAVLVGDHGNPLRAVEVRQNGAWRSADREDYNYWLIPSGAGPGPYAIRVTDVYGHRVTAAGIRMLPGQVQRSTTRMYGAGAAGATRAAKPTRSLSARPTPRVSASPSPTRPAPTRTPLLLDAALPATSPTVRTGCG
- a CDS encoding LCP family protein; its protein translation is MDSSIDRVDAFTDVPAEDRPPVEAKDAMNIMILGSDSRDPENTGGSRSDTIILAHLPKDRSSAQLISIPRDTWTAVPRSKEGRGGRDAKINAAYAWGGVPLMVRTVEKFSGVRVDNVAMVDFAGFKEIVDALGGVDIDVEKGFTTRYSLVGTRTFAQGRQTMDGAAALDYARERHAFPDGDFARIRHQQQVIKAILDKAASGGVLANPAKLNSFVRATSSSVAVDKSLSLVDFAMELRGLRGGNLTFFTCPTKGTGRVGSESVVFADPARARTLFQAVRRDSVPDILAAGPK
- a CDS encoding sugar transferase; its protein translation is MARLPAFEHPAVPPTGATSMTGSMDTTTVLPYAGSRASTRTRRLRAWMVTAPIDVAALLAPLLLTQTYWRGTLFNAVLAVSFFAAGGLYRPRRHISILDELPGLGGRLLASGAVVAIIAALRHDSVLYVSGFMRGVAFSAGLVVVGRAVNTRIVLLARRRRWVEHNAIVVGGGPIGGELARLLRRYPQYGLRFVGAVDVPSRQRPGSLPLIGTLDDVEQLVTMLECEVLVIADPDCAEAELMEALLRPASSRCDLWAVPRLWGSRSLGGHPDHIGAFPIVKIGDTTLTGPRWRVKRASDVLFAVVALVVLSPVLLLCAVATYLDGGRGVFFRQERIGRYGQPFQVVKFRSMRPADEHESQTTWSIAHDRRIGPIGRFMRRTSLDELPQLWNILRGEMSVVGPRPERPHFVEKFSVAYPTYAMRHRVPVGLTGLAQVSGLRGDTPISDRARFDNYYVENWSLWLDIKIVLRTVTEVFRGAGR